The window ACGAATAGCGGTGACAATGCGCCACGGCGGATATTTGGAGGTATGAGGAGAACCGCCCTGATTGTGGGTGACCAGACGTTGCCGGAGGTTTTTCGTCGAACCGACATAGCGTTGTTCGGGATGGGAGAGACTCTGGAGCAGGTAGACGTATCTCATCTTTGTGAACCCGTTCGGGGCCTGCCTGGGACTACAGATAATCTAATGAAGCGAGGGGGAATTGAGCCAACAAAAGAGGGGGTCGGTCACATCATACTGGGGGGGGGGCCTCCTTCGTCCGCCTGCGCTGACGCTCCGGCGAACTACGGCGGCCCGCCTGCGCTGAAGCTCCGGCGGACTACGTCAAGGCTCCGGCCTGCCGGCCGAAGCCTTGATATGCGCATTTCATCATTTTCTAAAGTCCGGTTGGGCCTGCGTGGGGATTCGGATTCTCTAATGAAACAAGGGTAAGTTGGGCCAAGATGATGGGAGAGTAGGTCACATCATACTGGGGGCCCTCCTTCGTCCGCCTGCGCTGATGCTCCGGCGGACTACGGCGGCCCGCCTGCGCTGAAGCTCCGGCGGACTACGTCAAGGCTCCGGCCTGCCGGCCGAAGCCTTGGCGAAGGCTGGTGGAGGACTGGGAGTCCTGGCTCGACCAACCATCCTTGGCGAGAATATGGGCCAAATCGTTCCCTGTCTATGACTTGTGGTCGGCCAAGAATGACTTCTCTCCAAAGGCGAGAGAGGAAGCAAAATTGACTCGGATTTCCTTTTTCGCTCCAGCCTACTTCTCCAACGCCATAGCAAACCCTGGATTGAATGTTGGATTCCCGTCGATCACCGGATAGACGAAAGGATTGCGCAGATCACTCGAGTTGTCTCCAGCAT is drawn from Acidobacteriota bacterium and contains these coding sequences:
- a CDS encoding GIY-YIG nuclease family protein, which gives rise to MRYVYLLQSLSHPEQRYVGSTKNLRQRLVTHNQGGSPHTSKYPPWRIVTAIRFDDDRRATAFEQYLKTGSGRAFANKRLW